CCATCTCTTCAGCATCTCCAAAGCAGCCTTGGGCTGATCCATTGGGACCATGTGACCAGCATCATGGACCTGTTATTTATCACAGAGACCAGAACTTAATTAGAAAAGTAAAACAGTTTATCCAAATAATTCATTCATGGACAGAATTTTCACCAGCAGTGTGAGATGATAAGGTAATAGGACCTTGAGGAAAGTTAGAGGACCATGGTTTTTCATCAGTCCTTTTTCTGTACCATCAACCACAAAAGGGACAGTTGGAGCATCCCCAAACTCTTTCTGACCAGACCATTCCATAGAATGAACCCACCTCGAGTTCcctgaagagaagaaaaataggtTTAAGTTGAACTGCATTTTTTTAAGTAAAGAGTGTTAAGGATTGGGGGACTCAAATTCATACAGCAAGGGGCTAACAAATTGAACATAAGAAACTTACCAAGCCAGTTGCATATGATATCATACTCCCCAGCATATATCATCAACTTGATGCCATCCTCCAGAAGAGTTGGTATACCAACTTCAAGATTCCTCATCCAGTCCATAACCATGGCCTGGTAAACAGTAGGGCTACATGAAACAAATTCGATGTCCCCAACTCCAAGAGCATCCGTAACGGATTTCTGGGTTAGgaatttctccatgtttgaAAAATCATAGCAAAGGTCACCCTCGCACTGTTTTCTGTAATCATAATACTGTAGAATAAAGACATTGCAGAATGCTTGTTAAGAAAATACTCATATTATCTGCTAAAAAGAAATCTGTATGTCTCCAACACCAAACCCACTCAAATGATGGACAAAAAAGACGGACAAATTGCTTACATTAATATTACCGGCAATATCCATGATCTTATTGAATATGTTGGTGCAAATATAGTATGACGACATGCATGCGGTTTTACCATCGGTTCCTGAAATAGAAGAAACAGTATTAAATCAAGGAGGATGAATCCAAGCAGCAAAGGAACATTGAGAGTTAGAGCATCTCCTATGTTCATAAACAGATCTCAACGTATAATCTGAATTACTTGTGAAGTGCGACAGGGATGCTGCTCTCCTTTCGATCATGTTCATATATAAAATTTACCCAACTGTTGGCGACAATCAACAGCAGCAGAAACAAATATGGGATCTCATAATATGTAAATACAATCAGTGACAACAggagagaattaagaaataAGAAGAATTACCGCATTGCTTTATTGCCATTTCACAAGCTGGAAGCAATTTGTTAATACTATTGTAGTCAGATTCCTGAATTATTCCATTGTCCAATGCGTAATCTGTATATGCTTGGTACTGGATTGCAGGATCTGTCAGTCCATTGCCAATGGCAAATCCCTGTTTAACCATTTTCCCACCTCAGTCCAGAGAAGCAAGCATGATTGGCCAAATTTAACTCCAAACCAAGCTAAATCAGGGGTGTACCTTGAAGTTTATAGGAATTCCCTCTTTAGCTTTGTTCCCTTGGTGAACTCGACCGGCAAAAGCAGGAATGTAGTGCCCAGCATATGATTCTCCAGTAATGAAGAAGTCATTCTTTGTGTATTCAGGATGCTCAGTAAAAAATGCCTATACACAAACCAAAATGTACATTCTTAGCTTAAGAGATACTAACCATCCAATGGAAATAATCCCCTGTActtattgtttttttctttcatctatcatcccccccttttatttttttttttttttttgggggggggggggggaatgaggGGGCGGGGGAATCTAGTTTCAGATTGAGATATGCAATTAAGTGGAGCTATTTTGTGGGGgtgggcggggggggggggggggaatgaggGGGCCGGGGAATCTAGTTTCAGATTGAGATATGCAATTAAGTGGAGCTTAGCCTTTAAAACAAGGATCTGATTCAACAGATAATAAGGCTCTATTAGGTTACTTTTCCAAAAAGAAAGGGAGACGGAAAATATCAAGG
The nucleotide sequence above comes from Telopea speciosissima isolate NSW1024214 ecotype Mountain lineage chromosome 3, Tspe_v1, whole genome shotgun sequence. Encoded proteins:
- the LOC122654614 gene encoding serine carboxypeptidase-like, translated to MWKNLILLSFLTLLSPFSSSATPIPDDLGLLPHANFPTVQAEKLIRQFNLIPKDALYIPHESSVPPTPKIVEKRFKLPHLLGSSDVSVEDLGHHAGYYQLKHSYAARMFYFFFESRNSKTDPVVIWLTGGPGCSSELAVFYENGPFSIANNLSLQWNDYGWDKVSNLIYVDQPTGTGFSYSSDKRDIRNNEEDVSNDLYDFLQAFFTEHPEYTKNDFFITGESYAGHYIPAFAGRVHQGNKAKEGIPINFKGFAIGNGLTDPAIQYQAYTDYALDNGIIQESDYNSINKLLPACEMAIKQCGTDGKTACMSSYYICTNIFNKIMDIAGNINYYDYRKQCEGDLCYDFSNMEKFLTQKSVTDALGVGDIEFVSCSPTVYQAMVMDWMRNLEVGIPTLLEDGIKLMIYAGEYDIICNWLGNSRWVHSMEWSGQKEFGDAPTVPFVVDGTEKGLMKNHGPLTFLKVHDAGHMVPMDQPKAALEMLKRWTHGQLAEEGQAADM